The DNA window TCGGTTAGCATGTGTTCTGTCCTTTCTCTTTGACAATCAATATTCATGCCATGGTTCCTCTAATTTGGTTATTACTGGTCGTTTTCAGGAGATGCACCAGAAAATAATTGATGCAGTGCATAATAATGTGAAAGAACTTAAAGTTTCAGAAGTTATAAAAGTAAGTCTCTGTGACTATCCCCATTTGTGCAAGTTATTCATGCGTTTTCATTGTTCTtgtctttcttgttttgttttgttttttatttaggtttttaCTCAAGATTTAAACAAATTTTCTCATTCATAGATTGTTATttgtctgttttcttttctgtgtTATTTTTCTGCTTTATCTTCTGAAGCTATCCCAACCATTTACAGATACTGGAGAGCTACAAAGAAGCAAAAATTGGATTTGGCACCGGTAACAGCATTAGAAGTTCAATTATACAGGCTCTATATGATTGCCCATTTATTGGTGCCGGTGTTAAggtataattaaaacaaatttgagtGGAGAACTTGCAAAAGTTTTGCCTTTAACTGTTTCAACAAGTGTTGATTGCACTTGTATCCTAGGCATGGCTTCTTCTTTTCTGCCTTATGCAAtgatagatatttttaaataacgaTTTTGCTCTACATATGAAGACTGAATAGCCATTTTTCTCAATGCATATGCATGCTCTCTCATGTTTGTCCATTCTTTGGTTGTTTGTTGTGCACAGGAATTAAATGGAATTGTTATATGCATTATTGCAAGTTCCATTCTTATGGACGACAAAGATGTACATGCCTCTCTGCTTACTTTCCGACGAACAGCAAATTACACGGGTGAAATCATTATTTGTACATCTCATGAGCCTAATCTGGAGCCCAACATGCTGGTAACAACAGTTGTTATTGTAGGGTAATAATCCTTGCTCTGCATATAAAAACTTGAATTGATTAAATCTTGATTCTCAATTCCTTGTGCAATGGTTGGAGTTGGTATCCCTTAATATGCTGTTCTGTCATTCTTGAGTTGAGTTAGTTTAGGCCACAAACTAGGCGTTCGCTCCCCTTTTGCATTGACATTTGATTATGGAATATGTAACAGTCTCTCAATGTTGAGAAAATCTGAAAAAGCCTTTTCCAGTGATAACCGTTCTTCTGGAAataatgaaaatgtaagaaagcTACTTTGCATCGCATTAGTTATGATTGTTGTAGTTCTAGTTACCTCTTTTATTGCCTAGAGCTGTGTGCTACTTCATTTAAATTGTGTGGtttctttgtttggttttaTCTTAAGTCTTCCCTCACCCCCGTATTCCTATGTAAATGTTAAGTATACCATTGCTAATTGTGATGGTTTTGTTTATATCTAGGGTTATgcattttttctcaatttttaatttaaattttatgtgatCACCAGCTGTATTGAGCAACAGGCTCCTCAGAAAAGTAGCATATTCTCCAAACTGGCCCAGcatttcccttttgtttttaaacttcTGAGGATATCCCACCAAAAACCTTATGGCAACAAAGGAAAAGATATGGAAGATGCACAGCTATCGAAGGGGATAGATTCACCAGACTCTGGTTTGGTGGAAAATACAAGTTCTGTAGAAGGTTTAGTCAATGGTGTTGACAAGCACTCCAAGGACTCTGAGAGGGTATCAGGCAGTGATTATGTTGACATTTATAGTTCAAGGTTCTGTTGAGCATTGGTTTATTTTGAGATCTCTTACACTCACAGTCCATcgttttttctaatatttttgctttttggTATTTTAGGAATTACAACAATGGAGTTGAAGAAGATGGGGTTGGCCTATTAGAAGAAGATACGATAGAGTCTTCTAATTTTTACAATCAAAACATGGAAGGTTGCACCAAAAAGTTCCTTGTTGTATTTCAGTCCCTGCTGACTACACAAATTTCAATTGGTTAAAGCACCTTGGATTAATCTATTTTGAGGTCTTAAATTTCTTTGTTTGACACCATGTTTACATACGTGTAGAAACTCCTGCTTTCCAAAGGGAACCACTCATTAGTAGGAATATGGGGCCAGGATATCAGATTGCACAGGAGTGGGCCAAAGAAAGGGCCGGAGCCACTCCAGTGCTTGATGATATGAGCATCTTCCAACTTCCAGTTGGTGTAAGACCTTCAGAAGAGTCGAAAGGCAGTCTGAACATCTCATATGCCACAGAACTCTCAGAACCTAAAACTGAGGATGATTTCAAAGGCCAGACACTTGTTAATTCAACTATCCCTTCTTGGGGTGATGCAGGTTTTGTAGCAGTGAGGGATTTTTATAATAATGCATCCACACTGTTAAAGGGTAAAAATCCTGATGTGCTTAAAAAGCAAGGAATTCTTTCTGCTCGTGCTGCATCTATGCTGGTAATTTCCATCTCATGAAAACAGATCCAAAAATGCAAGTCCGGTTCTGGGTTCTAATctgaaaagctatttttttgAAGCTAGACATTCTGTTTCTGTTGGCTAATTGTTGGAATAATCCTGTTTCTGGAAGAAAGTTGTACTTGCTAGTACTTTAGTATAATAATCTGAGctgcttttaattttaaacgGAAAATTCTGCCCATTTTCATGTCAGACTTGTCATCTAAATTTTCTAGTTATAAATTGGAATGTGTGGTTATTATCTGTGCATAAAAGAGAGAACCATGAAACTCTAATACTCCAATATTTTCTACTAATTCTACaaatttattgttgttgcatttaATCTGTTTAGATGGAGTTGGTTAGTGGTgggttttctttgaaatggttATCTGACATTCAAACCATGTTTGGTAACATCACCATGGAGTGAAAGATAGTGAAACACTAGTTCCTTAAAAACCGATTTtctgaagaaataaaaacagtTCAATGGCCATGcattgtcttttgtttttatttttttcctaagcTGGAACTCCTTTATTTGAATTACTGTAATTTTGGACAAAGAAACCATAATTTCACTCAGATATTTTCAGGCAACCATGAACCTGAAATACtttaccttttcttctttctttctggtAATTGAGAAACTTTCCTCTATCATTGAGATCAATTGATCTATTTCTGTTCTGATTCCAATTTTCACACAGGAAGCTGAGCGAGATTCACCAAAGAAGTGGAGTCCTATTATGGAAATGCAGTACAGGGGAGGCGTCTACAGGGGGCGGTGCCAAGGAGGTCTGCCAGAAGGGAAGGTACTTTGCTATAAGCCCTAGAATGTTCAGAAAGTTCAATTTCTGGTGATATTTGTTTCATCTGTAGTAGAAGAAACCAGAACCCACTTGAATAAGTTATTATGCAGGGCCGTCTGATCCTTCAGGATGGAAGCATGTATGATGGCATGTGGCGCTATGGTAAGAGATCAGGCCCAGGTACATTCTACTTTAGCAATGGGGATGTATTCCAGGGATCATGGAGGGATGATGTAATGCATGGCAAGGTTGGTCTCACTTTTCTCACCTCTTCCTCCTCTTTCTAACTTGACTGATGTCCTTCAAAATAAGAGAATCTTTGTGACCAACTTCATCATTCTCTAGCATTATGAGGCTCTGTGTTTTGTGCCAAATTTAGATAGAATTGATTCTTAGTGACTGCATTAAGGCAACATCTTGGTTATTTCTAACACTAAAATCTCTAATCTTGGATGGCTCTATAACGTTAACCACCATTTGGAAGCATTTTGaagattaaaatatacatatataggtGCAACATAGTCCTAAGAGGTGCTGATTTTTGGTACACATGTTCCGACGGCATTGGGAATCTTTTTGGTAGTTACTTTAGTAAGAGGCAATATCCAAAACACATCCACAACATGTGCCTGTGCGTGGTGGGTTTGTGCGAGTGGGGGTGGTGATATGGGGATGGCAAGGTTCGATGCACTATATcctcttttcatttttgtccccacaaaagaaaaaatgctTCTATAAATTCAACCAAGACCAACACATATGCATTGCATTTTCTTTGCTCTACATCCAGGGCCCTACTTTCTGAACTGCTGCTGCACCTTCCATTATTGAGGATGGCAAGGGCCTAGGCACTATATCCTCTCCTCATTCgtgtccccacaaaaaaaaaaaaattgtgctttaataatttcaatcaaGACCAACCTAAATGTACTGCATTTTTCTGCTCTATGTCCAGGCCTCTTCTTTCTGAAGTGCCACTTTATCCTTTATTGTCGGTATGGAAATAATTGCATTTCAAACTTTGTTTTTGAGTGTTGCTCTGCATTTCTTGGTTGTGTAGGGCtggttttattttcattctgGGGATCGGTGGTTTGCAAACTTTTGGAAGGGAAAGGCCAATGGTGAAAGCCGCTTCTATTCAAAGTTTGGTGATGTATTTTTTGGCCATTTCCAAGATGGATGGCGACATGGCCACTTCCTTTGTATTGATGTTGATGGAGCAAGGTATGTGCTCAATTCACTATGGAATACTATTTAATCTCAGCCAGTCTTCAATAACATTGATTTGGCATGTTatgcaaaataattattcaataatttgttCTCATTAATAATTGTTCAATAATTTGTTCTCATTTCCTGGCATAATCTTTTTGTTATGCAATGAACGTTGGTATTGTATTAATAAACATCACATCTACATATTTACACGAGATTTACATTTATAAATGCAATCTATGAAGTCCGGAACATTCATGCTGAtacatctttcttcttcttgcacGAGCTCAAGTGGAGCGCTTCTTTAGGTGTAAACACTAATACTTTTGACTTGCATGACCCCAAATCTTGgtatataaatcaaataatacaaattCTCTATGTGCACAGGTATGTTGAGACGTGGGATGAGGGTGTTCTTGTAAGCCGTGAGCAATTGGACTCCGATAATGGTGGTGTATAAAGATTATGTAATCTTATAATTTTAGTTATACTTctcgttgatttatttttttgcacttgcaTGTAAAGCCGTTATCTGTTTCTATAGGTTTAGAATGCATTCCATATGTTTGAAAGTTATGTTCAGAACCTTGCTACAGAACTCTGCTATCCAGTGGTGTTCTTCAACATCCCTCCCCAAGCAGCATGTTCACTAGAAGGTGTAGTTTGTAAAGCAGTTGtgcattgattttgtttttccaataGCCATATTGATAAATTCGAAAACAATGAACATCTTGTAGGAAAATGGTTAGTTATATATTCATCTTAAGAAGACAGCTGACTTCTTATAAAGCAAGCAGAAATTATTCTTCTTGTTATAGCGGCGGCGGTTTTGTATGATTTCCGCTGAAATTTCTAGGGTGGTAGCGAATTCTTGAAAGTTCTGGATGTTGCCCTAATCAGCCGCATGCATTAAGATGAAACATTTGTTCGGGTTCAATTTGGATGGAGAGAGAATTGGGGATTTTATTCGAGGATTGAACGAAAACGTTGGCAACATATTGGGTTATCTTCTGAGCAAGTAGGGTCAGGGTATGTCTCTTGCTTGAATGATGGTGATGGCGGTTGAGGATGGCTGCGGTGGAGGGATTCATCCAGCTGTCGTTTTCTTGTTTACGAAATACACCCGATGGTTTAACACTAGAAAAATCATATCCTTAATTTACTtctatttaaatctaaaattatcaaattagaacattttaaatcatgataaaaacTTGTAGACTTTCTATAGGAAGAAACCTGAGCAACCTCAAATATATTCAAAACcatctttaatcttttttagaTCTTTGtagtcaatttattttaatttaataaaattgctATTATCACAACCCTAATAAGTATCGGGTTTGTTACACATAATCAAAcacatgaattaattaattttttaaggtaCTATAAACTTAAATAAACATAAAGATTTTGTAAGAACGGAAAATATTGCATGTCCTttgacatggaaaaaaaaaaaagattttcactAGTTTTagcaaaatttcaagaaccctTGTTGGccgaataaaattaaaatctacttACTAAATTCCTTCTCTTTCCATAGAATTTTGTTTGCTTGATATAAGCTTCTGAAAACCtttgcaaaaaataaacaaatcaaccTTCTTTGGACGACTGCCTGCAGCACCTGGCGGCCAGCTTACTAGTCACAGCCCAATGCTTACGTTTCCAAGTTTCACGACGCAATCCATGAAGAACCAATGCGACGGTGTAGACTTGTCTTCTCCCGTCATCCAGCTGAGCATTCATTCACCCTtcagacatttttttttttcgaatttCAACAACCATTCCTGCAAAGTTACAGCTAATAACTATTCCACCCAACTTGTCATACCCTGTACCATTTTTCCCTCGGTGCATATTGTAGGGCAGAGATACAACACAGAAAAGCAAGAACTTGGCCCAAACACAGATCTTCAGGAGGCTGCCCATCTAGCATATTCCTACAAACCATTTAAGCAGCATAAAAATCCAGTTGACAGCTTTAAGCAAAAATGTCAGCTATCAAGTTTTCCAAaactcttaagaaaaaaattaaacacagcTTGATAGTAGCAGTTGCATGGAAATACATCTAATTAATTATCACGACTAGCCAAACATTATTAAAGCTATGTTCTATACATGCCTAGGTCTATCTACCGGAgaaataacaaataacaaaCAACAAGATCGGTTGCCTTATACCAAATGTTCAAATAAAGATGAGATCTCAGCAGAAGATTTTTATAACCACTCAACCAACTTATGGATTGATCGGTTCAAGTACATCAGAAGTTTTTCTGActtcaagaattttattttagctcCAGCAAAAAGTCTGTCAATGCAGCAAAGAAAATAGTTAGCATAAGGTTGCAAAACCAAATGCTGTCAAGTTTCCAAACAAGTGACTATTCTTTAAAGAAAATGTTGAGAGCTTAAACAAACAGAGTGACCATGTACCGATctttacttattattattattgtaccAACTCCCTGTACAGTCAGTACTAGAGAGAAATTCTGACTGACACGCGACAGCAAAAGGCATGCCATTAACATGAAAACTGAATATTCTTCACAAGGGGGAGGACCAATATTCCTTTTAGAAAAGTTCAGTGATGTACTTTTCTTTACTGAATATCTGTTAGATATGTATTTGAAGTATATATCAACCTTATGCAGATTAAACAGATATCTGTAAGCTGGCGCCTCTGAAACTAGTTTATTAGATGACAAGTTGGAAAAGGAGTACAAAAAATATCAGGTAAGACACTTATGACAGTCTCTATGCTTCGGAATGCCAATTTGACAGGAATTCCAGAGCATTATGCCATCAACCTCAAACATTCTGCAAAGTTTTGTCATTTATCAAAATTTAGGTAAGGTCTGTTTGCTTTCTCTTTGATGTATCTCTTCTACACTTCCCTTCAGCTATTTCAATGCTTTATTGCTAACAATATAACATACAAACGGAGGAACATAATATGTAAGATATCACTTGATGAATTTAAACCAGAAACCTTACCTTCTCATGTTGCGTGCAAAGGGGAAGACTCCCTCAAAGCATATCATTCACAGCTCATTGTTGCAAACTTTGTTGAACACTCTTTTCCGGAGAATCATATCGACGGAGAGAATTAAGACTGTATGagattaataaacaaaaaaataaaatccatcaaGGAAACGGTTTTAAATGATCAAATTCAGACACACAATGTGCAGATGTTTTCCTGACCTGCAGTTTTGGGGAACCCTCCACAGCATAGACGATGATCTTTTCAAGGCTGGTGGCAAAGATAAAAAAGTTTTCCAATCCTGAAGCATAATTCTAAGATCATGAAGCTTGCTATCCAAACCATAACAGCAATTTGCGTGCATTGTACAAACTAAATTCAAATCCTTGCTAGGTTCGCAAAGGCCCCCAAAGAAAGCAGTGTCCAAGAATCTCATCTTCAATCCAAGGTCCTCAatgaaaggatcaaatttgataaaattaaggaCATCCTGATCATGGTATCCAGGATAGGACTCCCGTGAAGAATACCAGAACTTGTAAAATTCTATTGAGCGGTTGTTGGACTTTACATAGTTAAAACCTCCATTGGGTCTGTTTTGTATATCACTAGAGTTGCCCGAGAAATGATCACATGCAATCTGGAAATCAGCATCCAAATAAAACCGTGGAAAGGGGTCCCTGAACCACATAATATCAGCATCCTGGAGAAAACCAACCAAATGAATTGAATGTGCAGTGGAAGATTTAAAATAGGATGACCAAATTAGGATGAGACATAAACATGCATACTGAAATGAGCATCTGCATTCCTAAACTAAAGAAAACAATAGCAGCATTTTTTATGGGGAATGCTATTCTATTCCGACAAATAAAAATTCCGATGCAGACACAATAACAGACTTTTCTGGGTACAAAAAGACGTGTGCCAGAAAATAAGGTCAAAACAATTGCATACTAGTGTCATTTCAGCATCCTTAACAGCACCGATCTCTTGCAATCTTATCAGCTTAGCTAAAGAGCTTtagcaaaacaattaaaaaaaaaaatcaacctttGCTAGTTGAAGGATACAAAAAAATGTTGCATTTCAAAAAGAAATGTAAAAACAAGGCACCAATTCCAAcacaaacttaaaattaaatcactTGATACCAAGTCTATCATCCAATCCATCTTATTCTTTCCTTTAATTTACCTCCTGAAAGAACCTTAAAATTACTTTCAGTAAACTCTCTACGCACGCATTGGATAAACATTTTCCATTCAAAAGCCAATTAACTATGCATTGAATGTACCTATTTCAGGACGGAATTAATTTACTTCAGCAAcgataaaacaaaattcaacaaTCATCCATCTCAATTCTCAAAGAGAACAAGTAAACAAAAATCACCGCCCAGAACATGAGAACAAAACAGGGATTGAATAATTATTACCGTGAAAACAAAGTTATAGCCCATCTGAAGAACAGAGCGCAAGAAATCAATGCGTCTCCACATCATCTCCAAATACGCAGGGGTCATAAAATAAGCCTCATCATGAAACTCAAGTCCTTGAGTAACAAGAGCAAAGCAATGCGCATGAGATTCCATACATCGCTTATATGCCTTTCGATCCAACGCCACAATCACCAAATGATTCAAAAGCCTACGCGTACCCTGCCCAATTCTAAAGCTTTCAAGGAACAGATCGATAATTGTATTTGGAGCTGCCCATGCTTCATTTAATGTGGCAATTATTACTGTCTTATCTTCCATCGCAGCTTCTTTCAATACTTTCTCCAGCTTataatcatcatcaccatcatcattaaTCTATACGATGACATTAATAATCCATCCATTAATGCTCaaactaaaagaaataaatttgctAAAGTGCGCCACCAATCATATGATCTGTGCTAAAATGCGCCAAGGGAAAGAAACTCACTGATAATTTAGAATCGCCGTTGTTGCTGTTGCGGAGAGAAGGGAAGATGTTAAAGGAGTAACCAGAGGAGGAGGATTGGAAGCGGAGAGAATCAGCGGCTCCGTATAGGAGCAAAACGGAGATGGAAATGGCAACGAAGACGAGTACGGCGCGGGGGACGGTGGAGTCAGGAAACATGGAGGTGGAGGCAGGGAAGCTAGGGGTGAATCTGGCGCGAAGGAGTTGTCTGGTGGTGACCGGCAACTGTCTCCTGGTGGTGGATTGGGGCCTGAGCAATGAAGCTTTATTCATTTAGTAGCATGGCTTATTTGATtgagatatatttatttagtgaGAGTGAGATTCGGGGAGGGCAGGTAGATTTTTTTGCCGAGCGATAGAGACATCAGAGAGGTACTAAAATATTTGGAAATCCACGAGAACGTCGGATTTTGAGAGGGTGGGTCCTTCCTACGTCCGTTTGAATTTTTTCTGAGTGGATTTTTTTAACAGCTTGGGCCACCTGGTAACAACAACTTGGGCCACCCGGCAACAATAGTATAGGCTTTTGCCTTTTCTGTTTGGGTTTTTTAACAATTTGGGCCACCTGGTAACCTTGGATAACAGCATGGGCTTCCAACCCGAGTCAAGTAACAGCTTCTGCCCGCCCGTTTACAGCCTAAAAGTCTGCAAAACCTCTGTCCTGTCTTTGGAAATCTCTGAAAATGGCTGCACTGTCTGTTAACATAGaagttggagaagaagaaaaggaaaaaatggaaTCGAAATCAGAAGCAGTagcagagaaagaaagaatgaagCCATGGGAACAGCACGCAGGGGTGATAAACATGCCTCGTTTCGATTACAACGCACCTTCTGCCCTTCTTCATCATTCTCACTCTGGCTTCCTCATCACCTGCTCCATCAGTAAGtttcctcttttctttccctattcttatttataattGACCTTTTTATCGTTTCATTAATTTTACTAGGTTCTCAAGCAAAAACATTGAATGCCCTAATGCCCAATTTCCTTTGTCTATCTGCTTATtctattttaggatttttttttcctaacctTTTCGTTACTGAAACCAGAGATTGAGAGACCCACAACAAAACACGTTGGATAAAGTACTGTTACTCTTAGTTCCCTCTAGTGCCGAAGGCTTTTGTATGTCGGAAGTGAGGGCTTTAGAATCTTGTCTTGGAACGTGGTATACTTGTGAGTTTTGTgggattattttaattagaacaAAATATGTTTCTTTGAAACACAAAACCCATTTAGGATCATGT is part of the Populus alba chromosome 10, ASM523922v2, whole genome shotgun sequence genome and encodes:
- the LOC118046499 gene encoding protein ACCUMULATION AND REPLICATION OF CHLOROPLASTS 3, chloroplastic yields the protein MEVPVLTSFHSVSLSSKTALYMDRCSFFRKRLNCKRRCRLRIKVSSEKDDDDGSLSFKSDAINFCGGGQSGDLVDVISIGSRKDAVVDFCFDSPLQLSSSLLRFWNIQTKDSVNVQLQERVLEKDVNPRVMEVSQFLKFPSKAIVLVASAGYGLDHITAIDILKTRRFRNGFTVAIFLKPFSFEGQRRQDEVKDLVGKLQEYTNFCIDIDTDALLKKDLVTLDEALKSANSAVLMAINAISILISEMHQKIIDAVHNNVKELKVSEVIKILESYKEAKIGFGTGNSIRSSIIQALYDCPFIGAGVKELNGIVICIIASSILMDDKDVHASLLTFRRTANYTGEIIICTSHEPNLEPNMLVTTVVIVGCIEQQAPQKSSIFSKLAQHFPFVFKLLRISHQKPYGNKGKDMEDAQLSKGIDSPDSGLVENTSSVEGLVNGVDKHSKDSERVSGSDYVDIYSSRNYNNGVEEDGVGLLEEDTIESSNFYNQNMEETPAFQREPLISRNMGPGYQIAQEWAKERAGATPVLDDMSIFQLPVGVRPSEESKGSLNISYATELSEPKTEDDFKGQTLVNSTIPSWGDAGFVAVRDFYNNASTLLKGKNPDVLKKQGILSARAASMLEAERDSPKKWSPIMEMQYRGGVYRGRCQGGLPEGKGRLILQDGSMYDGMWRYGKRSGPGTFYFSNGDVFQGSWRDDVMHGKGWFYFHSGDRWFANFWKGKANGESRFYSKFGDVFFGHFQDGWRHGHFLCIDVDGARYVETWDEGVLVSREQLDSDNGGV
- the LOC118046500 gene encoding uncharacterized protein At4g15970; this encodes MNKASLLRPQSTTRRQLPVTTRQLLRARFTPSFPASTSMFPDSTVPRAVLVFVAISISVLLLYGAADSLRFQSSSSGYSFNIFPSLRNSNNGDSKLSINDDGDDDYKLEKVLKEAAMEDKTVIIATLNEAWAAPNTIIDLFLESFRIGQGTRRLLNHLVIVALDRKAYKRCMESHAHCFALVTQGLEFHDEAYFMTPAYLEMMWRRIDFLRSVLQMGYNFVFTDADIMWFRDPFPRFYLDADFQIACDHFSGNSSDIQNRPNGGFNYVKSNNRSIEFYKFWYSSRESYPGYHDQDVLNFIKFDPFIEDLGLKMRFLDTAFFGGLCEPSKDLNLVCTMHANCCYGLDSKLHDLRIMLQDWKTFLSLPPALKRSSSMLWRVPQNCSLNSLRRYDSPEKSVQQSLQQ